The genome window TAGTTACTTTTTATGTAAACTGTGTTTCTTGTTATCTCTTGTTTCTTTAAGAACTCAACACACCTGACTCCAGTTTTAGCATCATCACCAGCCCAGACACCAGCTGTAGCACCATCTCATTTCCAGCAATCATCACCAGCCCAGACACCAGCTGTAGCACCATCTCATTTCCAGCCATCATCACCAGCCCAGACACCAGCTGTAGCACCATCTCATTTCCAGCCATCATCACCAGCCCAGACACCAGCTGTAGCACCATCTCATTTCCAGCCATCATCACCAGCCCAGACACCAGCTGTAGCACCCTCTCATTTCCAGCAATCATCACCAGCCCAGACACCAGCTGTAGCACCATCTCATTTCCAGTCATCATCACCAGCCCAGACACCAGCTATAGTACCAACTCATTTCCAGCCATCATCACCAGCCCAGACACCAGCTGTAGCACCATCTCATTTCCAGCCATCATCACCAGCTGTAGCACCATCTCATTTCCAGCCATCATCACCAGCTGTAGCACCATCTCATTTCCAGCCATCATCACCAGCCCAGACACCAGCTGTAGCACCATCTCATTTCCAGCCATCATCACCAGCCCAGACACCAGCTGTAGCACCACATCATATCCAGCAATCATCACCAGCCCAGACACCAGCTGTAGCACCATCTCATTTCCAGCCATCATCACCAGCCCAGACACCAGCTGTAGCACCATCTCATTTCCAGCCATCATCACCAGCCCAGACACCAGCTGTAGCACCATCTCATTTCCAGCCATCATCACCAGCCCAGACACCAGCTGTAGCACCACATCATATCCAGCAATCATCACCAGCCCAGACACCAGCTGTAGCACCACATCATATCCAGCCATCATCACCAGCCCAGACACCAGCTGTAGCACCATCTCATTTCCAGCAATCATCACCAGCCCAGACACCAGCTGTAGCACCATCTCATTTCCAGCCATCATCACCAGCCCAGACACCAGCTGTAGCACCATCTCATTTCCAGCCATCATCACCAGCCCAGACACCAGCTGTAGCACCATCTCATTTCCAGCCATCATCACCAGCCCAGACACCAGCTGTAGCACCATCTCATTTCCAGCCATCATCACCAGCCCAGACACCAGCTGTAGCACCACATCATATCCAGCCATCATCACCAGCCCAGACACCATCTGTAGCACCATCTCATTTCCAGCCATCATCACCAGCCCAGACACCAGCTGTAGCACCATCTCATTTCCAGCCATCATCACCAGCCCAGACAGCAGCTGTACCACCATCTCATTTCCAGCCATCATCACCAGCCCAGACACCAGCTGTAGCACCATCTCATTTCCAGCCATCATCACCAGCCCAGACACCAGCTGTAGCACCACATCATATCCAGCCATCATCACCAGCCCAGACACCAGCTGTAGCACCATCTCATTTCCAGCCATCATCACCAGCCCAGACACCAGCTATAGTACCAACTCATTTCCAGCCATCATCACCAGTCCAGACACCAGCTATAGTACCAACTCATTTCCAGCCATCATCACCAGCCCAGACACCAGCTATAGTACCAACTCATTTCCAGCCATCATCACCAGCCCACATACCTGCTATGGTAGTACTCTGTACCCACCATTACTTAATAGTAATTATACAAAATTATGGTATTTCTTGGAAAGATTGCCTAAAATGTATATGATAATATGCAGGACAATGATGGTCCTGTGTTGCATGAATGGATCAATGCAGGAACTCCAGATGTAAGTACTATAGATTCTTTCATAATTTAAAAGCACTTTCCTTACAGTTTTAATAATTTTCTTGTAAAGGTAAGGCTGATACAGTAGAATTAGAATTTGTGCCCCATCTGTGAAAGATAAAGACCCAGCTAAAGTCTTTTTTTGTGATTTACTGTTTTCTACAGTACATAAAATCAACCTACACAATGTAAAGAACATTCTGTGAAAATATCACCTTCATATCTATAATATTCACTGAGTAAGATTGTCAACAGATGCCATGTCGAAGATTAAAGTCAATGTTTAGCAAGCAAAATAATAGAACATAGTGGCAATTTCAGTatttaaaatcaatttcagTATTATAAATGAAGGTTTGAGTATTGTATCTGAAAATCTATTATATAATCTATCATTTAtagcaataaacacacacctattattgtcattttatagttATGCCAAATTTTGATGCTCAAAATCTTATAATTCGATTATGTGACTTTTGCCTGGATTTCACTCAGTCACATTTTACAAATTGACCTTTCTATTGAATCTTTGCTATGTCAAATTACAAAATGGTGCAAGAATTGATCCTGTTACTTAGctgttggtttttattttaggtCTATTACAGGATAATCCAACTAGCAAGTGATGAACACTCGGGCACAGATGTTCTGATCaggtttgttgttgttcttgtatcgttgttttattattaaataataagcaTAGCAAACTTTACAGTTAGATTTGTGCAGTCAGTATAGCTTTGGTTTCTTTGTGCAACAGTCAAACATTTCCCACACTCTTCATTATCACAATAATCATTTACTATATTTTCTGATGCATAAATATGTTGgttcttttcatttttgtgaAAGGTTGGTAGTTACAtagtattttctatttttatttaagagAAAACATCATGGCTCTGTCAGatacagaagaagaagagccaGTTATGTTGCGCTCTCCCAGTAAAAACACTTCAGACAACGTGAGTGCATTATTTACCAAAAAGTTTACCTAAAATAACAGATTTAAAATAGTAATATGATaaacttataaaatatattataaaatactgtatgttATGATGTTTCTTATATTTAAACTTATATTTGGGATGCAGGTGATTTGCCTGACATTCTGAAATCATTCCAGAAAGAAAATCTTGACATGGATGAACACGCTGTTGTTGTTGCAAGGAGGTCAAAAATTCTCCACAGTGCCTGTCAAGCACTGTCAAAGAGCTTCTTTGCATGGCACCGAACTCCACGTATTGAGTTTGTTAGAGAGTCTGCTGATGATTTTGGTGGTCCACAAAGGGAGTTCTTTAGGTTGGTAAATCCCTTTTGAAAATTATCCCCTGGTTTCACAGACAAGGCTTAAGGCTAGTCGTAGACTAAGACACATGTTTGAGCTGTTTTAACTGAAAATAACTTGCACTGACAGATCTTAAAATATGTCAGTGCCATCGATTTGTCTCAAGATAGACACCAGTAACGTCTTTTTCTAAGGCATGTTTATAAAAGATGCTTAAACATCTTAATTTAaccaattcaattttatttatagagtGCTTTTCACAATTGTTCATTGTTCCAAAGCAGCTTCACATGAatttgaaataaagaaaacgCAGAAAAGCACAGAACAACAAAAGCCAAGGCCTAGTCTTGGCTTTAGCTAAGTTTTGTCTGTGAAACCGGGCCTATGTATTTCAttgatttttctctctttgtaaATCATTTCTATGTAAAGCTAATGTCTTTcagatatttcttgaaaatgtGAACCAAATTGCTACAGTAAAAGAGAATTTAGAATTTTTACATCATGTGTATTCTGTTCCTTCATGGTTCTGATTAAAACTTTtgacacaacaaaacaattgaaacttaaatgaaaatttctgttttctttctaatGAACAGACATTATTTTCTTTCCATCAGGCTCTTGATGATCGAAGTACAGTCAGCACTTGGAATTTTTGAAGGAAAACAAGGCCAGGGTTTCTTTGCCTACAATCAGACAGCTTTAGAACAGAACCGATTTTACACGGGTGGGAAACTCATTGCGTGGTCCATACTTCATGGAGGTCCAGGGATTAAAGCCCTTCATTCTGCTTTATATTTGCGGACATTATTTATGTGTGTGGACAGGAAGGGGAGTTGGACAGGTTTGATTTTCAAGACTTGCCAGATAGTGAAGTGCACTTCAAGATGCAGCAGGTATATAATGTACAAATATTTAGCTTGATAAAtaacaattcattttaatctgaAACAATATTTCCTATTTCCTGCCATGTTTAGATCCATCAGTGCACAAGTGTGAGTGACCTAATTTCACTGAAGGCCAATCTTGGTGACTGGATTGCAGATTGTGGGGTACACTGGATCTACACTGCTGGCCTTTCTGACATGCTTAGAATTTATAGCCTTGTCATTAAACACTTCATTTATCATAGGTAATCTTGTATAAAAACTTCTTATGAAGACAATTATTTCATAGTGTTGGGAGTAGCTCAGCAATCACTGATAGAACACAGAatagtaaatatatttttgttctaTTGACAAGTTGTTACCTTTTTGTATTTAGTAATACTTAAAGTTtttgatgttttctttttctttaatttccaatggtttgtttatttcttaatttttctTTATCATCTTAGGCCTGCCAGCATGATCTCACAGTTCAAAGCAGGGGTCAATTCATGTGGGTTACTTTGGCAGATAGTGGAAAACAACTGGAAAGTCTTCAAGCCTCTTTTCACCAACACACAGAAGCCTCTGTCAAGAAGTGAGTTTAGAGACCTTCTTGTTGTGAACTGGAGTCAAGATGGTAGTAACAGAAGAGAGGCTGAAGAAGAGACCATCTTTTCATGGGAATGTTTACTCAACAGCATCCAGGGTAAGTGCTGacattttcttcacatatacaGCTATTTCTGATTTGCTTTAAGCATTATTTTTTAGGAGCATTATATTTTAAGCATTTTCTCTTGTTGTTCTGTGTACATAACAACAGAAAGAGCATCTCCTTTGACTTTTGAGGATCTTTTGACATTCCTGTCTGGTGCTGATTGTCTCCCTCCCCTGGGGTTTCACAAGAAAGCAGAGATTGACTTTTATACACAAGACATTGGTTGTCGAAGACTTCCTTCTGCATCAACTTGTTCAATGGTTCTTTTCTTACCAAGAGGTGTACAAGATGAAACTGAATTAGAAAATCTACTAACTGAAACAGTAAAAGGCTCATTGGGGTTTGGAAAACTTTAAATTTAGtacaatttttttaatcttgcACAATATTGTTAATCTCATGATCTTGTTCTTGATCGTGTTACCAAAATTTATAAACAAGGTGATATCTTTCATTAATATAATGACAAattaacattatattatattatgtttaataatgtttaaatgaCAATTATTGTTATGGAAAGCAAAAAATGCATGTTTTAAAAAGCTACTTTTGGCTTAAAGTACAACGTGTATTCAAAGTGTAGTTTTTTCAATAATTATTCATTGTGGATTAAAACATTTGAAACTTGAAAGATGCACTGTATAAacagatttattaaaaacagtTCTGTTTTTCAAAGTTAGTTTGTAGATAAAGATAATCTTGAAAATAACAAGCATGTGTCTGGATTCTTGCTATGTGTATTGTGATGACAAATAGTCCAAAACAGTCAAGTAGTGTTGTATCCCATTATTCCCATCATCTGATAAGGGATTCAATAATGTTTGAAGGTAATCAGTATCTGCAGTGCTTACACTGAAAGTGTTTTCTGGTACAGTGTTGATCTGTGTCATATTCTCATTAACATTATTAAAGTTAATACTATAGTCATCTATGTCAGAGACATTAAGGACAATATTTGGCTCAATTACCATaccagaattccacaatgctaGTGGACTCATGCCACCCTCTGTTCTCATACTGTGATAATTCCATTGTCTGATAAATTCATCACATGACCGTTGAATTCTCCTAAGGAAGATGTAGTTGAGGGACCATAAATGCATCTCATTATCTGGGTGTAGAATGTCCACATATTCCATGTACTGAAAAAGCTGCCTATAAAAGTCTGACACAACCCTGTTCACATGTCCCCAGAGACGTTCAATCCTTTAGTTATGCACACTCCTTCCCACAATAAAGCTTCCCCGGTCTGTTCCTCTTCTTTCAATCATGTACTGTGCAACACGTGCATTTTCACGGCCCCTGTCTCCCCTTACTCTTAATGGCAAACCAAATTGGGAGACTCCAATCTGAAAAAAAGACAGTACTGTTGCAGCACGATTGTTTGAGGCACAACTCAAATAAATAACTGTTCTGCTGAATCCATCGATGCAGCCATGAAGAACAAATCTCCATGCAATCAGTTTATGGTTAGAGTCTATATGTCTAGAGGGGTGAGAAATAGGAGTTTATTAGACAGTGCAAAGGGAAACTATCAAATTAACAGCAACCTCTGACTCCTTGATTTTAAAATCCAATTTAAAGATCAGTTAATTTTGTATATGAGGATCTGTATTAAGATATTGTTTCTGTAGAGATTAAACTTAGATACCATAAGTGGTTTGATCCTCTGACACTGTACACTCTTCTTCTGATGACACGTCTTCGTCGAATCAGAGTTCCTGCTGGATCAATAATACGCATCCTCTCTCTGACCCTATGTCTTTGAACTCTGTATCCCCTTCCTCGAATACTACCTTGAAAAGaaacaatgaaaatgaaataattaaaaacatttctgcaacgtaatgtatatgtatttatatgtattaaataaacGGCTACACCTTTTCATGTTGCTATTAGGCTAATTGAAAGattaaaaactgaaatgaacccttatactttttaaattatGATTTGGCATCataattta of Hemibagrus wyckioides isolate EC202008001 linkage group LG23, SWU_Hwy_1.0, whole genome shotgun sequence contains these proteins:
- the LOC131343947 gene encoding mucin-2-like, producing MIGEAIPCGDTGGCKAGIGLSAKLNTPDSSFSIITSPDTSCSTISFPAIITSPDTSCSTISFPAIITSPDTSCSTISFPAIITSPDTSCSTISFPAIITSPDTSCSTLSFPAIITSPDTSCSTISFPVIITSPDTSYSTNSFPAIITSPDTSCSTISFPAIITSCSTISFPAIITSCSTISFPAIITSPDTSCSTISFPAIITSPDTSCSTTSYPAIITSPDTSCSTISFPAIITSPDTSCSTISFPAIITSPDTSCSTISFPAIITSPDTSCSTTSYPAIITSPDTSCSTTSYPAIITSPDTSCSTISFPAIITSPDTSCSTISFPAIITSPDTSCSTISFPAIITSPDTSCSTISFPAIITSPDTSCSTISFPAIITSPDTSCSTTSYPAIITSPDTICSTISFPAIITSPDTSCSTISFPAIITSPDSSCTTISFPAIITSPDTSCSTISFPAIITSPDTSCSTTSYPAIITSPDTSCSTISFPAIITSPDTSYSTNSFPAIITSPDTSYSTNSFPAIITSPDTSYSTNSFPAIITSPHTCYGQ